In a genomic window of Pseudoxanthomonas indica:
- a CDS encoding mechanosensitive ion channel family protein, translating to MLALAALLPTLVQTPAKPPGSALTWQSINWTALATNWGVALLILLFGLWLARWVSRLLDRALQRGGVEATLTGFLRNVTYAVMVVVVVIAALQKIGVPTTSVLAVLGAAGLAVGLALKDSLSNIASGVMLIMLRPFREGDAVQAAGLEGVVEEIRIFQTRLRTYDNRAIVLPNSMITGAPIINFTAKPRRRIDILVGVGYDDDLKQAREVLLQLARDNDLVLKDPAPFVQVTRLSESSVDLTLFAWCRTPDFGETKSQLTEAVRTELIGHGLNIPYPQRDLHVYHHNGDGTPLGEIITRSVVDDGDVTAKA from the coding sequence ATGCTCGCACTCGCCGCCCTGCTGCCCACCCTCGTGCAAACCCCGGCCAAGCCCCCCGGTTCGGCACTGACCTGGCAATCGATTAACTGGACAGCGCTGGCTACCAACTGGGGCGTGGCGCTGTTGATCCTGCTGTTTGGCCTGTGGCTGGCGCGCTGGGTCAGCCGGCTGCTGGATCGCGCCCTGCAGCGCGGCGGCGTCGAGGCGACGCTCACCGGCTTCCTGCGCAATGTCACCTACGCGGTGATGGTGGTGGTCGTCGTGATTGCCGCCCTGCAGAAGATCGGCGTGCCCACCACTTCCGTGCTGGCCGTGCTGGGTGCGGCGGGCCTGGCGGTCGGCCTTGCGTTGAAGGACTCACTGTCCAACATCGCCTCCGGCGTCATGCTGATCATGTTGCGGCCGTTTCGCGAGGGCGACGCCGTGCAGGCGGCCGGCCTTGAAGGGGTCGTCGAGGAGATCAGGATATTCCAGACCCGGCTGCGCACCTATGACAACCGCGCGATTGTGCTGCCCAACAGCATGATCACCGGCGCGCCGATCATCAATTTCACCGCCAAGCCGCGACGACGCATCGACATCCTGGTGGGCGTGGGTTACGACGATGATCTGAAACAGGCGCGCGAGGTGCTGCTGCAGCTGGCCCGGGACAACGACCTGGTGCTCAAGGATCCCGCGCCCTTCGTGCAGGTCACCCGATTGAGCGAAAGCAGCGTCGACCTGACCCTGTTCGCCTGGTGCAGGACGCCGGATTTCGGCGAGACGAAGAGTCAGTTGACCGAAGCGGTACGCACCGAGCTGATCGGCCACGGCCTGAACATCCCCTACCCGCAGCGCGACCTGCACGTGTACCACCACAATGGCGATGGCACGCCGCTCGGGGAAATCATTACCCGTTCGGTGGTGGACGACGGTGATGTAACGGCGAAGGCGTGA
- the orn gene encoding oligoribonuclease, which produces MANSNANNDRLIWIDLEMTGLDTGQDSILEIATVVTDSQLNVLAEGPELAIAHSLETLNAMDDWNRNQHGRSGLWQRVLDSQVSIGQAEALTVAFLNEWVPVNASPMCGNSICQDRRFLHRLMPRLEKYFHYRNLDVSTLKELARRWAPPVLEGVRKQAAHTALSDVRDSIEELRHYRKHLAQLAG; this is translated from the coding sequence ATGGCCAACAGCAACGCGAACAACGACCGACTGATCTGGATCGACCTGGAAATGACTGGCCTGGATACCGGGCAGGATTCCATCCTGGAGATCGCGACGGTGGTGACCGATTCGCAGCTCAACGTGCTGGCCGAAGGGCCGGAACTGGCCATCGCCCATTCGCTGGAAACCCTCAACGCGATGGATGACTGGAACCGCAACCAGCACGGCCGCTCCGGCCTGTGGCAGCGCGTGCTGGACAGCCAGGTCAGCATCGGCCAGGCCGAGGCGCTGACCGTGGCTTTCCTCAATGAGTGGGTGCCGGTGAATGCCTCGCCCATGTGCGGCAACTCGATCTGCCAGGACCGGCGCTTCCTGCACCGGCTGATGCCGCGGCTGGAAAAGTACTTCCACTACCGCAACCTCGATGTCAGCACGCTCAAGGAGCTCGCCCGGCGCTGGGCGCCGCCGGTACTGGAAGGCGTACGCAAGCAGGCCGCGCATACGGCGCTGAGCGATGTGCGTGATTCGATCGAAGAGTTGCGCCACTACCGCAAGCACCTGGCCCAGCTGGCCGGCTAG
- a CDS encoding DUF2721 domain-containing protein, whose product MNNFAHYAVLTAMLAPAFFLTATASLLLSANNRLARIIDRARTLLRELVDIEDPKERELYEMRIRLQRRRSLIILRAGQLLYGAISCFVGTSLAVAVDTFVDHRLGGLPTWLAAVGVLAMLAASILLARESTLAVTAINEEMDHRHVKKKNG is encoded by the coding sequence ATGAACAACTTCGCGCACTATGCCGTCCTGACCGCCATGCTGGCGCCGGCCTTCTTCCTGACGGCCACCGCCTCGCTGCTGCTGTCCGCCAACAATCGCCTGGCCCGGATCATCGACCGCGCCCGCACCCTGCTGCGCGAACTGGTCGACATCGAAGACCCCAAGGAACGCGAGCTCTACGAGATGCGCATCCGCCTGCAGCGCCGTCGCAGCCTGATCATCCTGCGCGCCGGCCAGCTGTTGTACGGGGCGATCAGCTGCTTCGTGGGCACCAGCCTGGCGGTGGCGGTGGACACCTTTGTCGACCATCGGCTGGGTGGCCTGCCCACCTGGCTGGCGGCCGTGGGCGTGCTGGCCATGCTGGCCGCCAGCATCTTGCTGGCCCGCGAATCGACGCTCGCGGTGACGGCGATCAATGAAGAGATGGATCACCGGCACGTAAAAAAGAAAAACGGCTGA